Proteins encoded by one window of Arabidopsis thaliana chromosome 2, partial sequence:
- a CDS encoding flowering time control protein-related / FCA gamma-like protein (flowering time control protein-related / FCA gamma-related; FUNCTIONS IN: RNA binding, nucleotide binding, nucleic acid binding; EXPRESSED IN: 14 plant structures; EXPRESSED DURING: 8 growth stages; CONTAINS InterPro DOMAIN/s: RNA recognition motif, RNP-1 (InterPro:IPR000504), Ribonucleoprotein, BRUNO-like (InterPro:IPR015903), WW/Rsp5/WWP (InterPro:IPR001202), Nucleotide-binding, alpha-beta plait (InterPro:IPR012677); BEST Arabidopsis thaliana protein match is: RNA binding;abscisic acid binding (TAIR:AT4G16280.4); Has 13219 Blast hits to 10590 proteins in 472 species: Archae - 0; Bacteria - 420; Metazoa - 8082; Fungi - 1429; Plants - 2128; Viruses - 0; Other Eukaryotes - 1160 (source: NCBI BLink).), with protein sequence MERRAPNAFPGAPPPVPYYHNNYNNPPHHQIHPPPPPHHHIAAVGFHKYPQNDNRDQRFNQPHYSGQQQNMIVDQSNNAPPPFPPSPCGGSSLRKRRSQSATDNADGSIAKLYVAPISKTATEYDIRQVFEKYGNVTEIILPKDKMTGERAAYCFIKYKKVEEGNAAIAALTEQFTFPGEMLPVKVRFAEAERERIGFAPVQLPDNPKLYVRCLNKQTTKMEVNEVFSRYGIIEDIYMALDDMKICRGYAFVQFSCKEMALAAIKALNGLFTIRGSDQPLIVRFADPKKPRLGEQRSTFNTPPAMQHFDPNWHSQPYPQWENKEPAPPRVVQHHDFSSQPNHFPHQNTQAVSEVHKPLHQDIPPANFEKHQKSETASVETRSDGQKISSHSNAFHEDQNTVSSECDWSEHTCPNGNKYYFHCITCESTWEKPDEYSMYERWLKEQTRLQDEKIKSPPLNNESQEAIENSEQVESDVLQQNGELQQPSLSTADQENNVVVYPVTTLAVETTCS encoded by the exons ATGGAGAGACGCGCCCCAAACGCATTCCCTGGTGCTCCACCACCAGTTCCCTACTATCATAACAACTACAACAACCCTCCTCATCATCAGATTCatccgccgccgccgccgcaCCACCATATCGCTGCCGTTGGATTCCACAAATACCCCCAAAACGACAACAGGGATCAGCGTTTCAATCAACCGCATTACTCCGGCCAACAGCAGAACATGATCGTTGATCAGAGTAATAACGCTCCTCCGCCGTTTCCGCCGAGTCCTTGCGGTGGCAGCAGCTTAAGGAAGAGACGGTCTCAATCAGCTACAG ATAATGCTGATGGTAGTATTGCCAAGTTATATGTTGCGCCCATCTCAAAGACAGCTACTGAATATGAT ATCCGTCAGGTCTTTGAAAAATATGGTAATGTCACTGAGATCATTCTACCCAAAGATAAGATGACCGGTGAAAGGGCAG CTTACTGTTTTATTAAGTACAAAAAGGTAGAAGAGGGTAATGCGGCTATTGCAGCTTTAACTGAACAGTTTACCTTTCCTGGG GAAATGCTTCCAGTCAAGGTCCGATTTGCTGAAGCTGAACGAGAACGGATTG GTTTTGCCCCAGTGCAACTTCCTGATAACCCTAAACTATATGTTAGATGCCTCAACaaacaaactacaaaaatgGAAGTCAATGAG GTCTTCTCTAGGTACGGAATCATTGAAGATATTTATATGGCACTTGACGACATGAAGATTTGTCGTG GGTATGCATTTGTTCAGTTTTCTTGTAAAGAGATGGCACTAGCGGCAATCAAAGCTTTAAATGGACTCTTTACCATACGG GGTTCTGATCAGCCTCTGATTGTTAGATTTGCTGATCCTAAAAAACCCCGTCTAGGGGAACAAAG GTCTACCTTTAACACTCCACCTGCAATGCAACACTTCGACCCAAATTGGCATTCACAACCATATCCCCAGTGGGAAAACAAGGAACCTGCACCCCCTAGAGTCGTTCAGCATCATGATTTCTCTTCACAGCCAAATCACTTCCCGCACCAAAATACTCAAGCAGTATCCGAGGTTCATAAACCACTGCATCAAGATATTCCACCTGCTAATTTTGAGAAGCATCAGAAATCTGAGACTGCCAGCGTGGAG ACTAGAAGTGATGGTCAGAAGATTTCTAGTCATTCAAATGCATTCCATGAAGATCAAAATACAGTGAGCTCAGAGTGTGACTGGAGTGAACACACTTGTCCCAATGGGAATAAATATTACTTCCATTGCATCACTTGCGAAAGCACG TGGGAGAAACCGGACGAATACTCCATGTATGAAAGATGGTTGAAAGAGCAAACAAGGCTACAGgatgaaaaaattaaatctcCCCCGTTAAACAATGAGAGCCAAGAAGCAATCGAAAACAGCGAGCAAGTTGAGTCTGATGTATTACAACAGAATGGTGAACTCCAACAACCATCCTTATCCACAGCG GATCAGGAGAACAATGTAGTAGTATATCCAGTAACAACACTAGCTGTTGAAACAACATGTTCATAA
- a CDS encoding Cyclophilin-like peptidyl-prolyl cis-trans isomerase family protein (Cyclophilin-like peptidyl-prolyl cis-trans isomerase family protein; FUNCTIONS IN: peptidyl-prolyl cis-trans isomerase activity; INVOLVED IN: protein folding; EXPRESSED IN: 23 plant structures; EXPRESSED DURING: 13 growth stages; CONTAINS InterPro DOMAIN/s: Cyclophilin-like (InterPro:IPR015891), Peptidyl-prolyl cis-trans isomerase, cyclophilin-type (InterPro:IPR002130); BEST Arabidopsis thaliana protein match is: Cyclophilin-like peptidyl-prolyl cis-trans isomerase family protein (TAIR:AT3G66654.2); Has 14608 Blast hits to 14586 proteins in 2637 species: Archae - 108; Bacteria - 6602; Metazoa - 2521; Fungi - 1253; Plants - 1050; Viruses - 0; Other Eukaryotes - 3074 (source: NCBI BLink).), protein MAKIKPQALLQQSKKKKGPSRISITNIVIYTLAVLLLVFVLFSAYRRWTHRSEIPTHNGRSVLEDAAFPGMKNVDLPRFATLDTGKGSVTIELFKDTAPNVVDQFMKFCQDGYFKGFLFSRVVKHFVIQAGDSAEFDAVKDWALDRKNIDTSLKHEEFMVGTPKAKNEQGGFEFFIVSAQIKDLNEKLTVFGRVSKGQDVVQEIEEVETDDQYQPKSPIEIMSVTLLQDM, encoded by the exons ATGGCGAAGATCAAACCTCAAGCATTGTTGCAgcaaagcaagaagaagaaaggaccGTCTCGGATAAGCATAACCAACATCGTCATTTACACTTTGGCTGTGCTTTTGCTTGtctttgttctcttctctgcttACAGACGTTGGACTCACAG ATCTGAGATCCCAACGCACAATGGTAGATCAGTTCTTGAG GATGCAGCCTTCCCTGGAATGAAGAATGTTGATCTTCCGCGGTTTGCT ACCTTAGATACGGGCAAAGGTTCAGTGACCATTGAACTCTTCAAGGATACTGCTCCCAATGTGGTTGACCAGTTCATGAAATTCTG TCAAGATGGGTATTTCAAAGGTTTCTTATTCAGTCGAGTTGTAAAGCATTTTGTGATTCAAGCCGGTGACTCTGCGGAGTTCGATGCTGTCAAAGATTGGGCACTCGACAGAAAGAACATTGATACCAG TTTGAAACATGAAGAATTCATGGTGGGAACTCCTAAAGCTAAAAACGAGCAAGGAGGATTCGAGTTCTTCATTGTGTCTGCTCAGATCAAAGATCTGAACGAGAAATTGACTGTCTTTGGTCGAGTTTCTAAAGGACAAGACGTTGTTCAGGAGATCGAAGAGGTTGAGACAGATGATCAGTATCAACCAAAGTCGCCAATAGAGATCATGTCCGTCACTTTGCTTCAAGACATGTAA
- a CDS encoding P-loop containing nucleoside triphosphate hydrolases superfamily protein (P-loop containing nucleoside triphosphate hydrolases superfamily protein; FUNCTIONS IN: helicase activity, nucleic acid binding, ATP binding, ATP-dependent helicase activity; INVOLVED IN: biological_process unknown; LOCATED IN: cellular_component unknown; EXPRESSED IN: 24 plant structures; EXPRESSED DURING: 15 growth stages; CONTAINS InterPro DOMAIN/s: RNA helicase, DEAD-box type, Q motif (InterPro:IPR014014), DNA/RNA helicase, DEAD/DEAH box type, N-terminal (InterPro:IPR011545), RNA helicase, ATP-dependent, DEAD-box, conserved site (InterPro:IPR000629), DEAD-like helicase, N-terminal (InterPro:IPR014001), DNA/RNA helicase, C-terminal (InterPro:IPR001650), Helicase, superfamily 1/2, ATP-binding domain (InterPro:IPR014021); BEST Arabidopsis thaliana protein match is: P-loop containing nucleoside triphosphate hydrolases superfamily protein (TAIR:AT1G20920.1); Has 46798 Blast hits to 46047 proteins in 3085 species: Archae - 817; Bacteria - 24489; Metazoa - 6167; Fungi - 4661; Plants - 2616; Viruses - 11; Other Eukaryotes - 8037 (source: NCBI BLink).), with amino-acid sequence MSNRKFGMEGFGINRQTSYSFERSQAPQRLYVPPSSRGGDNSEDADLDNIDYMENEEAEEDIEEGGSAAASGGEVDEIDPLDAFMEGIHQEMKSAPPPKPKEKLERYKDDDDDPVESYLKAKKDLGLTLAADALNAGYNSDEEVYAAAKAVDAGMLDYDSDDNPIVVDKRKIEPITALDHSSIDYEPINKDFYEELESISGMTEQETTDYRQRLGIRVSGFDVHRPVKTFEDCGFSSQIMSAIKKQAYEKPTAIQCQALPIVLSGRDVIGIAKTGSGKTAAFVLPMIVHIMDQPELQRDEGPIGVICAPTRELAHQIFLEAKKFSKAYGLRVSAVYGGMSKHEQFKELKAGCEIVVATPGRLIDMLKMKALTMMRASYLVLDEADRMFDLGFEPQVRSIVGQIRPDRQTLLFSATMPWKVEKLAREILSDPIRVTVGEVGMANEDITQVVNVIPSDAEKLPWLLEKLPGMIDEGDVLVFASKKATVDEIEAQLTLNSFKVAALHGDKDQASRMETLQKFKSGVHHVLIATDVAARGLDIKSLKTVVNYDIAKDMDMHVHRIGRTGRAGDRDGVAYTLVTQREARFAGELVNSLVAAGQNVPPELTDLAMKDGRFKSKRDGRKGGKKGRGGGGGNKGVRGVDFGLGIGFSSESSRTPSSKAAPSRSGAINSVRTGVMAQFKNSFVAATPSNPQNQAYPNKRPSLMGFVSGGTIGGDMGRTQSQAPPVAPTQNASSHNSSQNHSQSSENRPRERKRRSGWDN; translated from the exons ATGTCTAATCGCAAATTCGGAATGGAAGGATTCGGCATTAATCGGCAAACTAGCTACAGTTTCGAGCGATCTCAAGCACCGCAACGTCTCTACGTCCCTCCCTCGTCTCGCGGCGGAGACAACTCCGAAGATGCCGATCTTGATAACATTGATTACATGGAAAACGAAGAAGCTGAGGAAGATATTGAGGAAGGCGGTTCTGCTGCGGCTAGCGGTGGCGAGGTTGATGAGATCGATCCATTAGATGCTTTTATGGAGGGAATTCACCAGGAGATGAAATCTGCTCCACCTCCTAAGCCAAAGGAGAAACTAGAGAGGTACAAGGACGACGATGACGATCCTGTTGAGAGTTACCTCAAGGCCAAGAAGGATTTGGGCCTGACACTAGCCGCCGATGCACTTAACGCCGGTTATAACTCCGACGAGGAGGTGTATGCTGCAGCTAAGGCGGTCGATGCAGGGATGCTAGATTATGATTCCGATGATAATCCGATTGTTGTGGATAAAAGGAAGATTGAGCCTATTACAGCTCTGGATCATAGCTCCATCGATTATGAACCTATTAATAAGGACTTTTACGAGGAGCTAGAATCAATATCAG GAATGACTGAGCAAGAAACCACGGATTACCGTCAGAGATTAGGGATTCGGGTCTCGGGTTTTGATGTTCATAGGCCAGTTAAGACCTTTGAGGATTGTGGATTTTCCTCACAGATTATGAGTGCTATCAAAAAGCAAGCTTATGAAAAACCTACAGCAATCCAATGTCAGGCTTTACCTATTGTGTTGTCTGGTCGAGATGTTATTGGCATAGCCAAAACTGGTTCAGGTAAGACTGCAGCGTTTGTTCTTCCAATGATTGTTCATATTATGGATCAGCCTGAACTTCAGAGAGATGAAGGTCCAATTGGTGTCATATGTGCTCCAACCAGAGAATTGGCTCATCAAATCTTCTTGGAAGCCAAGAAATTTTCGAAAGCATATGGCTTACGAGTCTCTGCTGTGTATGGTGGAATGTCTAAACATGAACAGTTTAAGGAACTCAAGGCAGGATGCGAAATAGTTGTTGCTACTCCTGGAAGGTTGATAGACATGCTGAAGATGAAGGCTTTGACAATGATGAGAGCCAGTTATTTGGTTCTTGATGAGGCAGATCGGATGTTTGACCTTGGCTTTGAGCCACAAGTAAGGTCTATTGTTGGCCAGATTCGTCCTGATCGCCAGACTTTACTATTTTCAGCCACTATGCCTTGGAAAGTTGAAAAGTTAGCTAGGGAAATCCTTTCAGATCCTATTAGAGTCACAGTTGGTGAAGTGGGGATGGCCAATGAAGATATTACGCAGGTTGTCAATGTCATACCTTCTGATGCTGAAAAACTTCCCTGGCTACTTGAAAAGCTCCCTGGAATGATTGATGAGGGTGACGTATTAGTGTTTGCATCTAAAAAGGCCACTGTTGATGAGATTGAAGCTCAACTTACTCTAAATTCCTTCAAAGTTGCTGCTCTTCACGGTGATAAAGACCAAGCATCACGAATGGAAACTCTGCAGAAGTTCAAATCTGGAGTTCACCATGTGCTGATTGCCACTGATGTTGCTGCCCGAGGTCTTGACATCAAATCGCTTAAGACAGTGGTTAACTATGACATCGCAAAAGATATGGACATGCATGTACATCGTATTGGTAGAACAGGCCGTGCCGGTGACAGAGATGGGGTTGCCTACACACTTGTTACGCAGAGAGAGGCTAGATTTGCTGGTGAATTGGTAAACAGTCTGGTTGCTGCTGGTCAAAATGTGCCTCCAGAACTCACAGATCTTGCCATGAAG GATGGACGATTCAAGTCCAAGCGTGACGGGAGAAAAGGAGGTAAGAAAGGCcgaggaggaggtggtggaaaCAAAGGAGTACGTGGAGTTGATTTTGGTCTTGGTATTGGATTTAGCTCGGAATCTAGTAGGACACCTTCTTCTAAAGCTGCACCAAGTAGAAGTGGGGCAATCAATTCAGTGAGAACTGGAGTAATGGCCCAATTCAAGAATAGTTTTGTCGCTGCAACGCCATCAAATCCACAAAACCAAGCTTATCCAAACAAGAGACCATCCCTAATGGGCTTTGTCTCAGGTGGTACTATTGGTGGAGACATGGGTAGAACTCAGAGTCAAGCTCCCCCAGTAGCACCTACTCAAAACGCCTCATCACACAACTCCAGCCAGAATCACTCACAGAG TTCTGAGAATCGGCctagagagaggaagagaagatctGGTTGGGATAATTGA
- a CDS encoding Plant invertase/pectin methylesterase inhibitor superfamily protein (Plant invertase/pectin methylesterase inhibitor superfamily protein; FUNCTIONS IN: enzyme inhibitor activity, pectinesterase inhibitor activity, pectinesterase activity; INVOLVED IN: biological_process unknown; EXPRESSED IN: sepal, male gametophyte, flower, pollen tube; EXPRESSED DURING: L mature pollen stage, M germinated pollen stage, 4 anthesis; CONTAINS InterPro DOMAIN/s: Pectinesterase inhibitor (InterPro:IPR006501); BEST Arabidopsis thaliana protein match is: Plant invertase/pectin methylesterase inhibitor superfamily protein (TAIR:AT1G02550.1); Has 153 Blast hits to 151 proteins in 20 species: Archae - 0; Bacteria - 1; Metazoa - 0; Fungi - 4; Plants - 145; Viruses - 0; Other Eukaryotes - 3 (source: NCBI BLink).): protein MEPYKAIILIGVTVCCYTFSGVSNVHATGRSVEETSQVPASSPDPSLIEPPVSSISVVPASAPSPTSEDINTGSNLAPTAAVSAPGPSQEDIDINFDSVTNIADLAPKFEHINKFDFSSMKIDTTAKDLCKNTDYNNECIAAILPDLQKQAEGEGGDGGIAPKDVMRMEAESLLKKANATLDYAKRVVEDRKTPMPVKEAMSVCVENYDSLISGLEDAKMAMEEGDYGRLDSVLSAAISDVSTCSDNFVDIPDVDSPTASLDDLMKKLCSNVLAMSQKVQNR, encoded by the coding sequence atggAGCCATACAAAGCAATTATCCTCATCGGAGTTACTGTTTGTTGTTATACATTCTCCGGCGTATCCAACGTCCACGCCACCGGCCGTTCAGTAGAAGAGACATCCCAAGTCCCTGCTTCCTCACCTGACCCTTCGCTCATCGAACCACCCGTATCATCAATCTCGGTCGTCCCAGCCTCCGCACCATCCCCCACCTCTGAAGACATTAACACCGGATCTAATTTAGCTCCCACGGCGGCAGTCTCCGCACCCGGACCATCCCAAGAAGACATAGACATCAACTTCGACTCTGTCACAAACATAGCTGATCTAGCTCCTAAATTTgaacatataaacaaattcgATTTCTCGTCAATGAAAATCGACACGACGGCGAAAGATCTCTGCAAAAACACAGACTACAACAACGAATGCATCGCCGCGATTCTCCCGGATCTACAGAAACAAGcagaaggagaaggaggagacGGAGGAATTGCTCCTAAGGATGTGATGCGAATGGAAGCTGAATCTCTGTTAAAAAAAGCGAACGCGACTTTGGATTACGCGAAACGTGTGGTGGAAGATAGGAAAACGCCGATGCCGGTGAAAGAGGCGATGAGTGTTTGCGTCGAGAATTACGATTCGTTGATCTCAGGTCTTGAAGATGCGAAGATGGCCATGGAGGAGGGAGATTACGGGAGATTGGATTCGGTATTGAGTGCAGCCATCTCCGATGTGTCGACTTGTTCTGATAATTTCGTGGATATTCCTGATGTTGATTCGCCGACGGCGTCTCTTGATGATCTTATGAAGAAGCTTTGTAGCAACGTTTTGGCCATGTCTCAAAAGGTCCAGAACCGTTAG
- a CDS encoding HIT zinc finger and PAPA-1-like domain-containing protein (HIT zinc finger; PAPA-1-like conserved region; CONTAINS InterPro DOMAIN/s: Zinc finger, HIT-type (InterPro:IPR007529), PAPA-1-like conserved region (InterPro:IPR006880); BEST Arabidopsis thaliana protein match is: PAPA-1-like family protein / zinc finger (HIT type) family protein (TAIR:AT3G06660.1); Has 3160 Blast hits to 2461 proteins in 330 species: Archae - 7; Bacteria - 184; Metazoa - 1235; Fungi - 390; Plants - 202; Viruses - 26; Other Eukaryotes - 1116 (source: NCBI BLink).), translating into MEDNGVAYCDGMTNTVRKKRSLTCRRPRPEGSSVLTSSDRFSKISSDDIPAFDTNPRRKEFSLSHCISRAESIAESERGNNDFRRREIINRNKRSTEGVLAPASSKYPSREVEGNGMINGKGTDSGELEGETKRMKLKIGGVSRLVHANGSSRKSSKPVTDTIRSNHDLQESSEDCNSPLDKKADLEGVTWDAEIDGSMTGRRKQEEPSGLVRKSKRAPKKRVFDSDDDSDDEIRYLEKLKYKRVSVCNEDTESGRKQLTPSGITNGENSGKKKAVSEQASEDMDCAEEIETASDEKEIGNDNKRESTMTSRQRALASGRSSAIDFSDGLPPTSRRKKETLSEMEQQLKKAEAAQRRKVQIEKAARESEEGAIKKILGQDSSRKKRGDKIKKRLDDLAQEKAAQEERASTCCIRTIMGPNGTTVSFPIDKVPSLFDPKPSGYPPPRENCVGPSCTNPYKYRDSKTKVPLCSLKCYKAVQGQQIAPP; encoded by the exons ATGGAAGATAATGGTGTAGCTTATTGTGATGGTATGACGAATACTGTCAGGAAGAAACGTAGCCTCACTTGTCGTCGTCCTCGCCCTGAGGGATCCAGTGTTTTAACATCTTCAGATCGTTTCAGCAAGATCTCGAGTGATGATATACCTGCTTTTGATACTAACCCTAGAAGGAAAGAGTTTAGTCTTAGCCATTGTATATCGAGGGCTGAATCTATAGCAGAATCTGAAAGAGGAAACAATGATTTTAGGCGGAGAGAGATTATCAATAGAAATAAGCGTTCGACTGAAGGTGTTCTTGCACCTGCCAGCTCGAAATACCCTAGCCGGGAAGTTGAAGGTAACGGCATGATCAATGGAAAGGGAACTGATTCGGGTGAATTAGAgggagaaacaaagagaatgaaGCTTAAGATTGGTGGTGTGAGCCGGCTAGTTCATGCTAATGGTTCATCTAGAAAGTCTTCAAAACCAGTGACTGATACTATTCGCTCCAACCATGATTTACAG GAAAGTTCAGAAGATTGTAATTCCCCTCTAGATAAGAAGGCTGATCTTGAAGGAGTTACTTGGGATGCTGAGATAGACGGATCTATGACAGGGAGGAGAAAACAAGAGGAACCATCTGGCTTGGTTCGCAAGAGCAAACGAGCCCCAAAGAAACGAGTTTTCGATAGCGATGACGACAGCGATGATGAGATCCGGTATTTGGAAAAGTTGAAATATAAGAGAGTCTCTGTGTGTAATGAGGATACTGAGTCTGGAAGGAAGCAGTTGACGCCATCTGGGATTACAAATGGAGAAAATTCCGGCAAGAAGAAAGCTGTGTCCGAACAGGCGTCCGAAGACATGGATTGTGCGGAGGAAATTGAAACGGCGTCTGATGAAAAAGAGATTGGTAATGATAATAAGAGGGAATCAACCATGACTAGTCGTCAGCGAGCCCTTGCTTCTGGCAGATCCAGCGCGATTGATTTTTCAGATGGATTACCTCCTACATCTAGAA GGAAAAAGGAGACTCTTTCAGAAATGGAGCAGCAATTGAAGAAGGCAGAAGCTGCTCAAAGGCGAAAAGTTCAGATTGAGAAAGCTGCAAGGGAGTCTGAG gAAGGGgccattaaaaaaattctaggTCAAGATTCGAGCAGGAAGAAGCGTggagacaaaataaaaaaacgacTTGATGATTTGGCTCAG GAGAAGGCTGCACAAGAGGAGAGAGCCTCAACGTGCTGCATCAGAACAATAATGGGTCCTAATGGAACCACTGTTTCATTTCCCATTGACAAAGTGCCTAGCCTGTTCGATCCCAAACCATCAGG TTATCCTCCTCCGCGGGAAAATTGTGTGGGTCCATCGTGCACCAATCCTTACAAGTATCGTGACTCGAAGACTAAAGTTCCTCTATGCAGTCTCAAATGCTACAAAGCGGTTCAGGGGCAACAGATTGCACCTCCTTAA